The Dokdonia donghaensis DSW-1 DNA window CAGATACAGAATATAAACTACGTTATAAATTTAACGGTCGTTTTAGTTTTAGCTCTGAGCGCATCCTTTTTAGTGAGCGAGGCTTACCAGACTTTTCTGAAACAAACACCTATAACATACGCTGGAACCACTCTCAAGACACAAAGTCTAGTCCCAACAGTAGGTTTTCTGCCTCTGTAAACCTAGGTAGTAGTAACTTTTATAGACAATCGTTAAGCCAGGCAAACACGGGTAACTTTTTAAATAACAACTTTAGTTCTTCTGTGTCATACTCACGTACCTTCCCAGGTACGGTACCTGTAAACCTTACGGTAGCAGCAACACACTCTCAAAACTCACAGACAGAGCAAATTACAATGTCGCTCCCTACCACACAGCTTAACGTAGATAGAATCTACCCCTTTGCAGGTAAGTCTGGGTCCAAAAAAGGGCTTATTAAAAATGTAAATCTGAGCTATGCCCTACGAGCAGATAACCGTTTTAATACCACAGATGATGAATTTTTTACCTCAGAGATGTTTGAGAGCGCTCAGACAGGTATAAGACACAGCATCCCGATCTCTACTAACTTTAAACTCTTTAACTACATAAGTGCCTCAGTAAATGGTAACTTTGAAGAGAGCTGGGTTTTTAAAACTATAGATCAGAGTTTTGATCAAGACACAAAAACAGTGGTACGAGATACCGTAAATGGCTTTGATGCCTACCGTACTTATAGAGGAGGTGTAAGCCTAGGGACAACTGTATATGGTACTTTTAACTTTAAAGAAGGTAGTAAAATACAAACCATACGCCACGTGGTACGTCCTTCTATAGGGTGGTCATACACTCCTGCCTTTAGCCAGTTTTATGACACCTATGAGCGCAACGACCCTAACGATCCATTGAGTGACGTTTTTGATGAGACTGTTGAGTACTCACGTTTTGATGGAGGTTTTTTTGGAGCACCTAGTAACCAGGTGTCTAACTCAATTTCTTTTAGTCTAGCAAATACACTTGAGGCTAAGGTGAGGAGCAAAGACAGCACAGCTACAGAACCGCGGAAAATAAATCTTATAAACAATCTCAACATAAGGACCTCTTATAATATTGCGGCAGATAGTCTCAGGCTTTCTCCTATAAATATTAATGGCTCTATACCTATAATACAAGACAAGCTCGACATCAACTTTGGTGGAAATCTAGATATCTATGCGCTTAATAGTTCTAACAGAAGAATAGACAGGCTCAATATAAATAATGGTGGTAGCCTTTTTAGACTTACTTCTGGGCAAGCGAGTTTTGGTTACAGTTTTTCAAGTAGAGACTTTGAGAAAGGCGGTAAAAAAGATCCCGGTCGTAATACAGATCGTACAGAAAACTCAACCTTTGCTGGTGGGGGGCGCCCAGATGACTTACTGGGTCAAGGAGTAGATATTACCGGAAATAGAAATGCCGGAAGAGATGAACCAGATGAGGATGAGGAAGAAAAAGAAGTAGAATTCTACACCTTTAAAGTGCCGTGGAATTTACGTTTTGGCTATCAAGTAGGTTATGCAAACAGTGCCAGACAAGACCAGATAAGCACCCACTCTATTGTAATAAGTGGTGATATAAAGCTAGGTAACCGCTGGACCGTAGGAGGATCTACTGGGTATGACCTTGCAAACCCTGGTATTACTTACACCTCACTTAACTTTGCGAGAGATCTTGAGAGTTGGAATATGCGTTTTAGCTGGGTACCACCCGTAAATAATGACTTGAGTAGAACTTCGTGGAATTTCTTTATAGGGATTACCGGTAACCTGCTGAGTGATATAAAATATGACAAACGCCGTACCCCAGACCAGCAATTATAAATAGAGATAGCAGTAATTACGCTTTCGCGAAAGCGTACTAAAAACCATACTAATGAAAAAAATAATCACAACTTCAAACGCCCCAGCACCTATAGGACCGTACAATCAAGCAACCCTTGTAAACGGAATGTTATATACTAGCGGGCAGATTGCTATTATACCAGCAACTGGCGAGCTTTTTAAAGGAAGTATAGAAGAGGAAACTGAGCTTGTAATGCAAAGTGTAAAAGCGATTCTTACCGAAGCAGGAATGACTTTTGAAAATGTGGTAAAGACTTCCATCTTTATAAGTGATATGGAAAACTTTGGGAAGATAAACAGTGTGTATGGTAAGTACTTTAACGAGGCAACAGCTCCTGCTAGAGAAACCGTAGAAGTGGCAAACCTACCTAAATACGTAAATGTAGAAATAAGCGTAATCGCCGCCGAATAATTGGTAGCTAGCCCTTAGTTCATAATCTTTACGAGCAACTCTTTGAGTAAATCATTACTTGCAAAGGCACTTGCTCCTACTCCTTTACTTTTTACATCTACCTCTCTTATGAGGGCGATACAGGCGCTCACCTTTTTCATAGGGTAATTGCGAGCGGCAGTGATGTACTCACCTACAAAAAAAGGAGAGACTCCTAGCGTTTTTGCCACAGTAGCTTTATCCTTTTGCGGTAAGCCGTGATATTTTAATATACTTGAGAAAAGGCTAAAAAGTTGCCCCACGGTAAGTACTAGCGGGTTATCTTTTGGGTTTTGTGTAAAGTACTGTGCGATGCGCTGTGCTTTTACAACGTCTTTTTCTGAGATGGCTTTACGAAGCTCAAAAATATTAAAGTCCTTACTTATCCCTATGTTCTCCTCTATGGCTTGTGGGGTAATCTCACTCCCTTTAGGTAAAATAAGCATCAGTTTATTGAGCTCATTTACCACCTTACTTAAATCATTACCTAGGTAATCTACTAGCATTTGTGCTGCCTTAGGCTGTATATGGTAGCCTTCATCTATAAGTACACGGCGCAGCCAGTCTCCTACTTGGTTTTCATAGAGCTTCTTGCTTTCATAATGCACTCCGTGAGTTTTAAGTGCTTTTGAGAGTCCTTTGCGCTTGTCTAGTTTCTTATACTTATAAGCCACAACAAGCACTGTAGTAGGCTGTGGGTTTTTTACATAATCTACAAGCTTTTCTATTGTACGAGAGAGGTCTTGTGCTTCTTTTACAATCACCACCTGCCGCTCTGCCATCATAGGGTATCGCTTTGCATTGCTCACAATATCTTCTATAGAGACATCACGACCATAAAGTACTACTTGATTAAATCCTTTTTCGGCTTCATCAAGGAGGTTATGCTCTATGTAATCTGTGATTTGATCTATAAAATAGGGTTCCTCTCCACTTAAAAAATAGATAGGTTTTATAATCCCATTTTTAATATCGTCTACTATGTTTTTTGCGTGCTTCACCTTTGGCTTTTCCCGTAGAACTCGTACTATTGTGGTATGCAACAGCTCTCTTTTCCTGCATACTCATTTAGGCTCAAAAATAGCGAAAACAAAACGTTTATATTTGACATCATACGCAAAAAATTCTTGGTACTAACCCCTGAAGAATGGGTGCGACAACACGTACTTAAATGGTTGCTAGAAGATAAAGGCTATCCAGAGAGTCTTATAAATGTAGAAAAAGAAATACGCGTAGGAAATACGCGTAAACGTTATGATATTGTCGTTTTTAAACCCGATGGATCTCTGTATATCATAGTAGAGTGCAAGGCGCCAAAGGTCCAAATCACACAAGCTACCTTTGACCAGATAGCCAGGTATAATCTAGAGTTGCAAGCAGACCTGCTTATGGTCACAAATGGGCTCTCTCATTACTATTGTAAAGTAGACAGCGTTGCAGAGCGTTATGACTTTTTAAGAGAACTACCAGATTATAAATAACTTAATGGGTTTTATTATGCTTTCGCGAAAGCTTATTAACATAAAAAAGCTTTTATTTGCACCGTGAAAATTGCAATCGTCATCCTCAACTGGAATGGTAAATCGCTACTAGAACGATTTTTACCTTCTGTAGTATCCCATAGTCCAAACGCTGAAATATATGTCGCAGATAATGCGAGTACAGATACTTCTGTTGCCTATGTTCAAGAGCAATTTAAGGAGGTCAAAATCATACAAAACTCAGAAAACGGTGGCTATCCAAAAGGTTATAATGATGCATTAAAGCATATTATGGCAGACATCTATGTACTACTTAATAGTGACGTACAAGTTACCGAAGGCTGGCTAGAACCTATGATTGCATTGTTTGACAATCCGCTAGTAGGTGCTGCACAACCAAAAATAAAAGATCTTAAGAAGCCTACACACTTTGAGTATGCTGGAGCGGCCGGCGGCTATCTAGATGCATTTGGTTATCCATTTTGTCGCGGGCGAATTTTTGATACCTGTGAAGAAGATACAGGTCAATATAATGACACAAGGGAAGTACAGTGGGCAAGCGGAGCTTGTCTTTTTGTAAGAGCACCTTACTTCTGGCAAGTAGGAGCGCTAGACGAAACTTTTTTTGCACATCAAGAAGAGATAGATCTTTGCTGGCGTTTACGTAATATGGGGTATCAAGTGCTCGCAAGTGGTGCTAGTGAAGTATTGCATCTAGGTGGTGCTACACTACCTTCAGAAAATCCTAAGAAGACATTTTATAATTTTAGGAATACCTTGTTTAATGTGATGAAGAACGTAAAGGGAATAAGAGCTTTCTTTATCGTCTTTGCACGACTTATACTTGACGGTATTGCTGGTCTTAAATACCTTTTTGAAGGAAAGCCCAAGCATTTACTTGCCATTGTAAAAGCGCACTTTAGTTTTTATTACCACTTACCATCATTACTAGTTAACCGTATGACACTCAAGCATCCTACTCCCTACGCACAGACCTTCTCCATAGTCTGGAAGTACTTTGTTCAAAAAAAGCAGTACTTTAAGGACCTGTAAGAAATCTATAAATATGTGTTAACGATGATCCACAAGCAAGTGGGTTTCGTACATTTATAAAACATTTAAAAGTTAAACAACATATGAAACGATTATTGATTGCTGGTATCACCAGCGCTTTACTCTTAACTTCTTGCGTTTCTAAAAAAGAATATGCTGCGCTAGAAGCAAGACAGCAAGAAACTCAAGACCTTTTAAACTCTGCTACGGTTAAGCTTAACGCTTGCCTTGAAGAAAAAGCTAGTGCAACCACTCGTGTAAAATCACTTGAAGAGCGTGTAGCCGAGATGAGAAAAGATAAGAACAATCTTATACAAAGTTCTAAAGACCTTACAGTTCTTACTAAACAAGGCGCTGTAAATCTTGAGAAATCACTAGAGAGCCTAAAAGAAAAGGATCTTAAGATTAATAGACTACAAGATGCACTTACTAAAAAAGATAGTGTAACCCTTGCTCTAGTAACTAGCCTTAAACGTGAGGTAGGTATTAATGATCAAGACATTGAGATTAATGTAGAGAAAGGAGTCGTATTTATATCGCTTTCTGACAAAGTTCTCTTTAAGAGCGGTAGCTACCAGATTACCTCTAGAGCAGAAGAGATTTTAGGTAAAGTGGCTACAGTTATAAATAGTAAACCAGATTTTGAAGCGCTAGTAGAAGGTCACACAGATAACGTACCGTATAATAGAGGGGTCCTTATAGACAACTGGGACTTAAGTGCAAAAAGAGCAACGGCTATTGTGCGTAAGCTTGTAGAGCTAGGTGCAAACCCTGCACAACTTATTGCAGCTGGACGAAGTGAGTTTGTACCACTTGTACCAAATGACACACCAGAAAATAAATCTACAAACAGAAGAACTAAGATTTATGTACTTCCTAAAATTGATCAATTTTATAATATGATCGAGGAGGAAATGAAAAATATGTCTGAAGAAGAAGGGAACTAATTCACCTTCATTTTAACAAGATTTCATCAAAGGCTACCGATTAACGGTAGCCTTTTTTCGTTTATATACACAGTTTTTACTCGATTAAAGACACTGTTAAATCCAAAATCATCGATTAAATACACAAATTATACGATTAAATGTTAAAATTTTGTGCTTTTCGTCGATAATCGAGAAAAAAGTGTTGTTTACCGATTAAACATACTTACATTTGAGTAACCCAATCATAAATAAGAGAACTATGAAATCAATTACACTAACTATCCTTTGCTTCTTTTTTACAGCTTTTGCAATTGCAGAAATTAGCCCAGCTCAAAAACAAGCCCTTGTAGATTTATACAACAGTACAAATGGTAATGAGTGGACAAACTCTTGGGATCTTAACGATTCTCCAGAAAACTGGAAAGGTGTAACTATCTTTAGAGATCAAGTTCTTGCACTTAGTTTAAGAGACAACAACTTAACAGGTACATTACCTGCCTCTTTAAGTAACTTAACTTCTCTTAAAGTACTTAATTTACACAACAACAAACTAGAAGGAACAATACCAGCAAGTCTTGCTACTATAAAAGGGTTAAAAACAATTAACCTATCTCTTAATAGATTAGAAGGAACAATACCTACAAATATTCTTGCAATGGGTTCGCTTGAGTATTTAGATCTTTTCTTTAACCGTCTTGAAGGTTCATTACCAGTAGATCTTTCTGGATTAAAAAAACTGAAAAGATTAAGTATTTACAGCAATGATTTAGAAGGTGAGTTACCTAGCTCAATCACTAGTCTAACTAACTTAAAAGAATTACAAATTAACAGTAACAAGTTTAGTGGTGAGTTACCAGAAGGAATAGCAATGTTGCCATCTTTAAAGAAACTAAGTGTTTTTGATAATGATTTTAGCGGTGAGTTTCCAAACAGCATCAACACATTAAGTTTAGATGAGTTAGTTTACCACGATAACAACTTCTCTACAGTAGCATCAGACGCCCTAGCTGGCGGAGAATAATTTATTAGCTTACGAGCTAGTAAGCCCCCCAAATCTTTTTATTAGATTTAGTTAAGAGCCTCTTCCTTTGAAGAGGTTTTTCTATTTATAGCTCTGGGCTTCCTTTTCCTTCCCTTATAAGAATAGGCTCATCACCTGTAAGATCAATTACGGTAGAAGGTATATTACCACCGTAACCCCCGTCTACTATTACGTCTACCCTATTTTGCCATTTCTCAAAGATGAGCTCTGGATCTGTGGTGTACTCTATCACCTCATCTTCATCATAAATAGACGTAGATACAATAGGATTTCCTAGTGCACGTACAATGGCTCTTGTAATCTCATTATCTGGTACACGTATACCCACTTCCTTCTTTTTCTTAAAAGAGCTAGGCAAGTTATTATTACCAGGTAATATAAAGGTATACGGTCCCGGCAGGGCACGTTTTAATATTTTAAAGGTCTTTGTATCTATCTGTCGTACATAATCTGAAAGGTTGCTTAAATCTTCACACACAAAAGAAAAGTTTGCCTTTGCAAGCTTTACGCCCTTTATCTGGGCCACCTTTTCTAGTGCTTTTGCGTTTGTGATATCACAGCCCAGTGCATATACAGTATCACTTGGGTAAATAATAAGACCACCAGCTTTTAAAATCTTTACAATTTGCTTGAGATCTTTAGGGTTTGGGTTTTCCTCGTAGAGTTTTATAAACTGTGACATAGCTTGACATTTAGATAGGTTAAAATTACAAAGAATAACAGCGCCATAAAGACGCTGTGTATAATTAGGAAGTATTATGCGTCTGCGCGTTCTACTTCACTTTCTAGCTTGAGTACATTTGTACCGTCTTCTTGCTCTATGTAGAGGGCTTTATTCCCTTCTTCGCCGTCGCGGGTGACCTCGTTTCCTTTTATGGTGCGGGTGACACTCTTTGTAAATGTAGACTGTACTTTACCCTCTGCTGTGCCGTTTCCCCAGCTCCATTTTACTTTTGTTCCTTCTTTAATCATCTTGTTTTTTATTTAAAGTTAGGGAGTTTGCTCCAAACTCTATAAAAAACTAACGCAACCTTAACATAAAAAGCACATCTACACGTTAGTACTTAAAACTATCTTAATGAGACTGCTACACACACTCCTACTTGCGGTATTACTATCATTCTTAACAATAAACTGTTCTGATAGTGAGGAGCTAGCACCAGAGGTTATCACAGATGATGTTGTTGCAACAGATGACGGTCCTACAGAAGAAGCAGATCTAGAAGCCTTAGTACTCACAGATGTATCGTATGGTGATGACCCATTACAGGTGTATGACATCTACCTCCCTGCTGGTCGTAAGGCAACTAAAACTAAAACCATTATCCTTATACACGGTGGTGGCTGGGTAGAAGGAGATAAGGAAGATGTTACTGCTTTTATAGACCTCGTGCAATCGCAACACCCAGACCACGCAGTGGTAAATATGAATTATGTACTGGCAGACCCTCCTAGTGTTCCTGCGTTTCCTAACCAGTTTCTAGATGTGCAGGCGGTGGTAGATCAACTAGATGACACCCACGAGGAGCTAAGCTTTCTTAACGAGTATGGCTTTATAGGTCTTAGTGCTGGGGCACATCTGGCTATGATGTATGATTATACCTATAATACACAAGACCAAATAAAATTTGTAGCAAACATAGTGGGACCAGCAGATTTTACAGATCCTTTTTATGCAGATGAGCCTGGTTTTGAGCAATATCTAGATGCACTTACAGATGAGAGCGCATACCCGGCAAATACAAACCTTGCCGAAGCATTAAGCCCTGCCATCGTAGCAAATGTAGATAGCAGCCCTACCCTACAGTTTTATGGTAATGAAGACCCGCTGGTACCCCTTACAAACGGGCAGCGATTAGATACCGCATTATCTAACAATAATGTACCTCACATCTTTACAATATATGATGGTGGTCACGGTAACTGGGACGAGGCTAGTTACCTAGACTTACGTACCAAGATAGGGCAATATATAGACCTTTACCTTGCGATAGAAGAATAAACAACTGTGTTGCGAGTAGGATGTAATGAGGCTGTTTACGCTTTCGCGAAAGCGTAACAAAAACCCTTATCACTCCTCACCTACTACTCTACAATCTTAAGTTTTGCAAAGCGCAGGAGCAGTTTTTTGAGTCCGCCGTTTTCAAAATTGATTTCGGCTTTTTGGTCTTGACCTTTGCCTTCTATACCGGCTACAATTCCTTTTCCAAAACGTATGTGCTCTACGACCGTACCTGGCTCTAGGCTACCTGCCAGTGATGGCGTAGCGCTATCTCCAGCGGCTGGACGTATCTTTCTAAGCTTGCGTAATTGGTCTTGTGTAGGTGTTCCCACCTTAGGTGGTGTGCCACTTACGGGCTTCTTGAGACGCAGTTTACTCTTATCTACATCGCCAAAGATATCTGCATCTATAAGTGGCTTATAGCGGTAACTCTCCATAGGTGTCTGGTAGTCCAGATACTTATCATCTATCTCTTCTATAAAGCGGCTAGGCTCTGCATCTACCAGTTTACCCCAGCGATAGCGAGACTCTGTGTAGGTGAGATATGCCTGCTTCTCTGCTCTAGTGAGTGCTACATAAAAGAGACGGCGCTCCTCCTCTAGCTCACTACGTGTGCTCATACTCAT harbors:
- a CDS encoding Rid family detoxifying hydrolase yields the protein MKKIITTSNAPAPIGPYNQATLVNGMLYTSGQIAIIPATGELFKGSIEEETELVMQSVKAILTEAGMTFENVVKTSIFISDMENFGKINSVYGKYFNEATAPARETVEVANLPKYVNVEISVIAAE
- the holA gene encoding DNA polymerase III subunit delta, with the protein product MKHAKNIVDDIKNGIIKPIYFLSGEEPYFIDQITDYIEHNLLDEAEKGFNQVVLYGRDVSIEDIVSNAKRYPMMAERQVVIVKEAQDLSRTIEKLVDYVKNPQPTTVLVVAYKYKKLDKRKGLSKALKTHGVHYESKKLYENQVGDWLRRVLIDEGYHIQPKAAQMLVDYLGNDLSKVVNELNKLMLILPKGSEITPQAIEENIGISKDFNIFELRKAISEKDVVKAQRIAQYFTQNPKDNPLVLTVGQLFSLFSSILKYHGLPQKDKATVAKTLGVSPFFVGEYITAARNYPMKKVSACIALIREVDVKSKGVGASAFASNDLLKELLVKIMN
- a CDS encoding L-threonylcarbamoyladenylate synthase; its protein translation is MSQFIKLYEENPNPKDLKQIVKILKAGGLIIYPSDTVYALGCDITNAKALEKVAQIKGVKLAKANFSFVCEDLSNLSDYVRQIDTKTFKILKRALPGPYTFILPGNNNLPSSFKKKKEVGIRVPDNEITRAIVRALGNPIVSTSIYDEDEVIEYTTDPELIFEKWQNRVDVIVDGGYGGNIPSTVIDLTGDEPILIREGKGSPEL
- a CDS encoding OmpA/MotB family protein, which encodes MKRLLIAGITSALLLTSCVSKKEYAALEARQQETQDLLNSATVKLNACLEEKASATTRVKSLEERVAEMRKDKNNLIQSSKDLTVLTKQGAVNLEKSLESLKEKDLKINRLQDALTKKDSVTLALVTSLKREVGINDQDIEINVEKGVVFISLSDKVLFKSGSYQITSRAEEILGKVATVINSKPDFEALVEGHTDNVPYNRGVLIDNWDLSAKRATAIVRKLVELGANPAQLIAAGRSEFVPLVPNDTPENKSTNRRTKIYVLPKIDQFYNMIEEEMKNMSEEEGN
- a CDS encoding type I restriction enzyme HsdR N-terminal domain-containing protein translates to MQQLSFPAYSFRLKNSENKTFIFDIIRKKFLVLTPEEWVRQHVLKWLLEDKGYPESLINVEKEIRVGNTRKRYDIVVFKPDGSLYIIVECKAPKVQITQATFDQIARYNLELQADLLMVTNGLSHYYCKVDSVAERYDFLRELPDYK
- a CDS encoding putative LPS assembly protein LptD, which codes for MQTKTGLLLIICSLCLLPLLTVNAQDVPSKNDARRVPPQDTTLMQSATEGFQTLAKPVDTLTTKDITVEELLSTPQDSIKKKPETLTDKVTYKATDYQRISQRKKKIYLYNEAEILYEDMKINAGEIILDYESNTVFAKGIKDSAGNYSQIPVFVQGVNEVQPDSIKFNFDTQRALIYGSRVEGAGGQQINLKAERSKRVNDSVVFMSNVKITTSEDLDNPEYYFYARRVKFVPGKKLVAGLTNMYIADVPTPIGIPFAFFPMEKERSVSGFIVPGVGESNERGYSVTDGGYYFSLSDYFNLALTGDYYTNGSYAIRADTEYKLRYKFNGRFSFSSERILFSERGLPDFSETNTYNIRWNHSQDTKSSPNSRFSASVNLGSSNFYRQSLSQANTGNFLNNNFSSSVSYSRTFPGTVPVNLTVAATHSQNSQTEQITMSLPTTQLNVDRIYPFAGKSGSKKGLIKNVNLSYALRADNRFNTTDDEFFTSEMFESAQTGIRHSIPISTNFKLFNYISASVNGNFEESWVFKTIDQSFDQDTKTVVRDTVNGFDAYRTYRGGVSLGTTVYGTFNFKEGSKIQTIRHVVRPSIGWSYTPAFSQFYDTYERNDPNDPLSDVFDETVEYSRFDGGFFGAPSNQVSNSISFSLANTLEAKVRSKDSTATEPRKINLINNLNIRTSYNIAADSLRLSPININGSIPIIQDKLDINFGGNLDIYALNSSNRRIDRLNINNGGSLFRLTSGQASFGYSFSSRDFEKGGKKDPGRNTDRTENSTFAGGGRPDDLLGQGVDITGNRNAGRDEPDEDEEEKEVEFYTFKVPWNLRFGYQVGYANSARQDQISTHSIVISGDIKLGNRWTVGGSTGYDLANPGITYTSLNFARDLESWNMRFSWVPPVNNDLSRTSWNFFIGITGNLLSDIKYDKRRTPDQQL
- a CDS encoding alpha/beta hydrolase, whose protein sequence is MRLLHTLLLAVLLSFLTINCSDSEELAPEVITDDVVATDDGPTEEADLEALVLTDVSYGDDPLQVYDIYLPAGRKATKTKTIILIHGGGWVEGDKEDVTAFIDLVQSQHPDHAVVNMNYVLADPPSVPAFPNQFLDVQAVVDQLDDTHEELSFLNEYGFIGLSAGAHLAMMYDYTYNTQDQIKFVANIVGPADFTDPFYADEPGFEQYLDALTDESAYPANTNLAEALSPAIVANVDSSPTLQFYGNEDPLVPLTNGQRLDTALSNNNVPHIFTIYDGGHGNWDEASYLDLRTKIGQYIDLYLAIEE
- a CDS encoding glycosyltransferase family 2 protein codes for the protein MKIAIVILNWNGKSLLERFLPSVVSHSPNAEIYVADNASTDTSVAYVQEQFKEVKIIQNSENGGYPKGYNDALKHIMADIYVLLNSDVQVTEGWLEPMIALFDNPLVGAAQPKIKDLKKPTHFEYAGAAGGYLDAFGYPFCRGRIFDTCEEDTGQYNDTREVQWASGACLFVRAPYFWQVGALDETFFAHQEEIDLCWRLRNMGYQVLASGASEVLHLGGATLPSENPKKTFYNFRNTLFNVMKNVKGIRAFFIVFARLILDGIAGLKYLFEGKPKHLLAIVKAHFSFYYHLPSLLVNRMTLKHPTPYAQTFSIVWKYFVQKKQYFKDL
- a CDS encoding DUF2945 domain-containing protein → MIKEGTKVKWSWGNGTAEGKVQSTFTKSVTRTIKGNEVTRDGEEGNKALYIEQEDGTNVLKLESEVERADA